The nucleotide sequence CGAACTGGCCGGGCCGGGCGTCAAGTTCCTGGGTCCGCAATTTGGCGACGACCTGGTCCAGTTATACGACAATGCCGGTTTTGTCGTCCACCCCAGCGCTCTTGAGGGCATGTCGCTGGTGCTTTTGGAGGCCGCCGCGTTCGGAAAATGCATTTTGGCAGCCGCAACGGCAGAAAACGCTTGTTTTTTGGGGGACAAGGCGCTATATTTTAGTCTTGACGATTATGCTGATTTGTCACACCAGATCAGCCGATGTATATCTGGAGCAGGGATGCGACAAAGCAGAGGGTTCAGCGCCCAGCGTCTTGTCAGAGACGAGATGTCGTGGGCGGCCGTCGCCAGGCGAATGGAATCGCTGTACGACCGTGCGATGTTCCGATGCAAGTGAGCTCGTTATGGCCGCGGTACTCGATACTCAGGTTTCTCTGGACGCGCTGGCTCAGCGGCCCGCGCCGGCCCTGCCGGAAAATTTCGTTTACGACATCGCCAAGCGGGCCACCGACGTGGTGCTGGGGACGCTGCTGCTGATTCTGACGGCCCCGCTGATGCTGATCGCGGCGCTGCTGGTGAAGATCACCTCTCGCGGCCCGGTCGTATTCCGCCAGACGCGCGCGGGGCGGGGCGAGCTGCCCTTCACGATGTACAAGTTCCGCACGATGCGAGTCGGCGCCGAAGACGACCGCACCTTCCTGGGCCATCGCAACGAGAAGGACGGACCGGTCTTCAAGATCTCCGATGACCCGCGCCTCACGCCGCTGGGGCGACTGCTGCGAAGAAGCTCCATCGACGAACTGCCCCAGCTCTTCAACGTCCTGGCCGGGCACATGTCGCTGGTGGGTCCGCGACCGCTGTGGATGCCCGAGTCCTTGAAAATCCAGGGGCCCGAGCGCATCCGCCTGGCGGTCAAACCCGGGCTGACGTGCCTGTGGCAGATTTCAGGCCGCAGCGACCTGTCCTTCGCCCAGTGGATGAGCCTGGACCAGTACTACGTCCAGCATCGCAGCCTGCTGCTCGATGCGCTGATCATGATCCAGACCCTTCCGGTGGTTCTCTCGGGCCAAGGGGCGTATTGATCGCCATCGCCGCCGGCCTGTCCCATCCGTTTTGCCCCTTTATTTGACCCGCCGCCCTCTCGTGCCGATGTATCGGATGGAGGATTTGGCGTGCCCGAGCGAGAGAGCCAACTGGGGACCTATACCAACGGTCTGAGCCTTTACCACAGGCAGCAATACGCCGCCGCGGCCGACGAGTTGTCGCGCCTGCAGGGACGCGGCGACCTCCTGGGAAAGGTCGGCACCTTCTACGAAGGCATGGCGCTGCGGGCGATGGGGATCGAGGCCCTGAAGGCAGGCGACTATTCCGCCGCCGAGAAGCACCTCCGCGCCGCGGCCGTCATCATGGACAACCGCGCCGACCTGGCCGAGCACCTGGCGTGCCTCTACGCGCGAACCGGCCGACATGACCAATGCATGGCGGCGGTCGAGTGCCAGCACGAGGCAAGGCAGGACGACCCGGCGCAGCATCGCCGGCTTGCGCTGGCCCAATGGCGGGCCGGGCGGCGCTGCGACGCCTACATGACGATGCACCAGGCGGTGCGCCTGTTCGCCGACGACGCTGGGCTGCTGATACAGTTGGGCCTGTTCCACGCCGCGGAAGGCGACTACGCCGCCGCCCGCAAGGCTATCGCCCACGCCGTTGAACTCGACTGCTCCAACGCCCAGGCGCACTACCGGCTGGGGATGGTCGCCGCGGCCTTGGGGCAGGTGCAGGCGGCGCTGCGGAGTTTCCAGCGGGCGTACGAGCTGGACCCGGCCGATCTGACGCTGGCGTTTCAACTTCCCCTCGTTGTCCGCTCGGCCATGCAGGGCGGATACCAGGTCTTCCTGCGCCTGCCCGAACCGAGCATCCCGGTCAGTCCCACCGCGGCGGGGCAACTGGCGGCGTACCTGGTCGCCGAACCGGACTACCTGGTGGCGCTGCTGTCGCTGCCGCCCAGTGACATCGACGAGGACCTCTTCGCCATGCTGGCCGACGTGATGGGTATCGCCCTGGCGCGGCACGAGAGCTACGCCGACCTCCACTATTACCAGGCACGCATCCACGCGAGGATCCATCGCATCGATCAGGCCATGAGCCACGCCCGCCGCTGCATCGCGATTAACCCCCGCTACGTCCAGGCCTGGCTCCTGCTGGCCGAACTGCTCGAAGGCGCCGGCGACGCGACCGCGGCGGCAGCGAGCCTCCAGCAGGCCATCAACGCCGGAGGCAATTGGCCCGACCTGCACTTCCGCCTGGCGGGCTTGCTCAAGAGTCTCGGCCAGCCCCAAGAGGCCGCAGAACATGCGACAACCGCTTTGAAACTGAACCCGCACTACACGCCGGCGGCCGCCAGACGCGCCGCCTGAGTCACGAGGTCTGAGATGAGTTATCTGCTGGAACTGCTGGGCAAAGGGCTCGACTGCGAAATCGGCGACGTGCTGGACCGGTACTTCTGGTCCGCGCCGCGCCAGAGCATGCACGAACTCCAAGAGCAATGCCGCCAGCACCCGCAATGGCCCGACGCCCAGTGCCGCCTGGGCCTGGCGAGCCTGCGCGGCATGGATGTCGAGGCCGCCATCGAGCACCTCACGCTGGCGTGCCGATACAAGAGCGACTACCTGGCCGCCCGCGTGGGCCTGGCCGCGGCGTATGAAGAGCACGGCCAGATCGACCGGGCCCTGGAGCACCTGAAGATCGCCAACACGCTCAAGGGCGGCGAAACGCCCATCCTGTTCGCCATCGCGTTCTGCCTCGAAAAGGCCCGCCGCCCCCAGGAGGCCGCACAGTACTACCGCGACGTCATCGCCGCCGACGGCGAGGCCTTGCAGGCCCGCCAGCGACTGGCGGCCATCGCCACCGCCTGCGACAACCTGGACGAGGCCATCGAGCAGTATCGGGTGATGGAGAAATCGCAGCCGCAGGAGACGTGGATCCGCTCGACCCTGGCCCATCTGTACCATCGCGCCGGACGCTACAAGGAGGCCATCGAGGAGTTCCAGATCGCCATCACCATGGAGCCCGAGAACTGGGCCCTGATGGACGACCAGGTCGAGACGCTCGTCGCCGACGGGCAGGTGCGCCAGGCCATCGACCGCCTCCACGAGATGATCGAGGCCCAAGGCGCCTTCGCCGACCTGCACGTGCGCCTGGCTGACTTGTACAGCCAGATCGGCGACGACGAGCCGGCCCTGAAGTACTACCAGACCGCGCTGGACATCCAGGGCGATTACCTCGAAGCCCTCGTCAAGCTCGGCACGCACCACCTGGTCTTCGGACGATGGGACCAGGCCGCCGAATACTTCCACCAGGCCTCCGAGCTCAACGACAACGTCATGATCAACTACATCGGAATGGGCGTGGCCCAACTGGCCGCCGGGCAGAAGTCCGAGGCCATGAACAGCTTCGACCTCGCCGCCGCCGTCGAACCCAACTCGACGCTACTGCTGTCCGAGACCGCGCGACTCCAGCTCAAGGCCGCCCTGGCCGACGAATACCTCAAGGCCTTCGACGCCCCGCAGGACGACCCGGCGGCCGGCGTGCAACTGGACAACGACGATCTGCTGCACAAGCAGATCGAGCGCCACGCCGAGGAAGTCCTGCGCCAGCCCCAGCACGCCGATGTCCGCTATCGCTACGGCGTGCTGCTGCGGGCAGAG is from Planctomycetaceae bacterium and encodes:
- a CDS encoding tetratricopeptide repeat protein codes for the protein MSYLLELLGKGLDCEIGDVLDRYFWSAPRQSMHELQEQCRQHPQWPDAQCRLGLASLRGMDVEAAIEHLTLACRYKSDYLAARVGLAAAYEEHGQIDRALEHLKIANTLKGGETPILFAIAFCLEKARRPQEAAQYYRDVIAADGEALQARQRLAAIATACDNLDEAIEQYRVMEKSQPQETWIRSTLAHLYHRAGRYKEAIEEFQIAITMEPENWALMDDQVETLVADGQVRQAIDRLHEMIEAQGAFADLHVRLADLYSQIGDDEPALKYYQTALDIQGDYLEALVKLGTHHLVFGRWDQAAEYFHQASELNDNVMINYIGMGVAQLAAGQKSEAMNSFDLAAAVEPNSTLLLSETARLQLKAALADEYLKAFDAPQDDPAAGVQLDNDDLLHKQIERHAEEVLRQPQHADVRYRYGVLLRAENRTADAMEQFAKAVEINPAYIQAIIKLGICQEELGHVDEAIATFKQALDIKPQYVDLHYRLGLLYTDRRMFDQAVAHLNTASETAGDNEQIRASLALALQNMGLMDRAAATWRSLWKIHQACKHRSV
- a CDS encoding sugar transferase produces the protein MAAVLDTQVSLDALAQRPAPALPENFVYDIAKRATDVVLGTLLLILTAPLMLIAALLVKITSRGPVVFRQTRAGRGELPFTMYKFRTMRVGAEDDRTFLGHRNEKDGPVFKISDDPRLTPLGRLLRRSSIDELPQLFNVLAGHMSLVGPRPLWMPESLKIQGPERIRLAVKPGLTCLWQISGRSDLSFAQWMSLDQYYVQHRSLLLDALIMIQTLPVVLSGQGAY
- a CDS encoding tetratricopeptide repeat protein — its product is MPERESQLGTYTNGLSLYHRQQYAAAADELSRLQGRGDLLGKVGTFYEGMALRAMGIEALKAGDYSAAEKHLRAAAVIMDNRADLAEHLACLYARTGRHDQCMAAVECQHEARQDDPAQHRRLALAQWRAGRRCDAYMTMHQAVRLFADDAGLLIQLGLFHAAEGDYAAARKAIAHAVELDCSNAQAHYRLGMVAAALGQVQAALRSFQRAYELDPADLTLAFQLPLVVRSAMQGGYQVFLRLPEPSIPVSPTAAGQLAAYLVAEPDYLVALLSLPPSDIDEDLFAMLADVMGIALARHESYADLHYYQARIHARIHRIDQAMSHARRCIAINPRYVQAWLLLAELLEGAGDATAAAASLQQAINAGGNWPDLHFRLAGLLKSLGQPQEAAEHATTALKLNPHYTPAAARRAA